From the genome of Hymenobacter cellulosilyticus, one region includes:
- a CDS encoding tetratricopeptide repeat protein, with product MVDFTQLITKILRLCIVLALLPVVVRAQSLDTALTQRTIRLEDVEIAPTAINTNGWLLLDQDIKTELDGGVENLYNFKFDRAEKQFRSLRRRYRQHPLPYFLLGLSQWWKIMPTNITEKSVDKLFFAYMDTAATKAEALYEQDNQNYEASFFLAASYSFSARLHAERHNWTQATVAAKRSLKYLELSKQANGLSPEFLFGQALFNYYAVWIADEFRWLRPVLLFFPKGNTQLGLQQLRNVAANAVYTGPEAKFFLLKILSSERENQPAEALQMARKLATTYPDNPYFQRQYAMQCFNNGYFAECEKVSSSILDKHNRGLTGYDSFSGRYASYFLGYIQQMKYKSLATAKDYYQRCLVFSEVTNQTEGYYLYATLNLGRIAQKQNDAAAAQRYFKVLAAKSDRKSALYKEAQDYLKARKKSARPAKGTVLAAGQ from the coding sequence ATGGTTGATTTTACTCAGCTGATTACAAAAATACTGCGTCTGTGTATCGTTTTGGCCCTGCTACCGGTGGTAGTACGGGCTCAAAGCCTCGATACGGCCCTAACTCAGCGGACTATCCGCTTGGAAGACGTGGAAATAGCCCCAACCGCAATAAACACCAACGGGTGGCTGCTGCTGGATCAGGATATTAAAACAGAGCTGGATGGTGGGGTGGAAAACTTGTATAATTTCAAGTTTGACAGAGCCGAGAAACAGTTTCGCTCCCTGCGCCGGCGCTACCGCCAGCATCCGTTGCCCTATTTTCTGCTGGGCCTGAGCCAGTGGTGGAAAATCATGCCGACGAATATCACGGAGAAGAGCGTAGACAAGCTGTTTTTCGCCTACATGGATACGGCCGCCACGAAGGCTGAGGCCTTGTATGAGCAGGACAATCAGAACTACGAAGCCAGCTTTTTCCTGGCGGCTTCCTACAGCTTCTCGGCCCGGCTGCATGCCGAGCGCCACAACTGGACGCAGGCAACGGTGGCCGCAAAACGCTCCTTAAAGTATCTGGAGCTAAGCAAGCAGGCCAATGGCCTGAGCCCCGAGTTCCTATTTGGGCAGGCTCTGTTCAACTACTACGCCGTCTGGATTGCGGACGAATTTCGGTGGCTGCGGCCGGTGCTGTTGTTTTTTCCCAAGGGCAATACCCAACTCGGATTGCAGCAGCTACGCAACGTAGCAGCCAACGCCGTGTATACCGGCCCGGAGGCAAAATTCTTCCTGTTAAAAATTCTGTCGAGTGAGCGGGAAAACCAACCCGCGGAGGCGCTGCAAATGGCCCGCAAGCTGGCCACTACCTACCCCGACAACCCGTATTTCCAGCGGCAATACGCTATGCAGTGCTTCAATAACGGCTACTTTGCGGAGTGTGAGAAGGTCAGCAGCAGCATTCTGGACAAGCATAATAGGGGACTGACGGGCTATGACAGCTTCAGTGGCCGCTACGCCAGTTACTTTTTGGGCTACATCCAGCAAATGAAGTACAAGTCCCTGGCTACGGCCAAGGATTATTACCAGCGCTGCCTCGTCTTTTCGGAGGTAACCAACCAGACGGAAGGCTATTATCTGTATGCTACGCTGAATCTGGGCCGCATTGCCCAGAAGCAGAATGATGCCGCCGCGGCCCAGCGCTATTTCAAGGTGTTAGCGGCCAAGTCTGACCGTAAATCGGCCCTGTATAAGGAGGCGCAGGACTACCTGAAGGCCCGGAAAAAGAGTGCTCGTCCGGCCAAAGGCACCGTCTTAGCTGCTGGCCAATAA
- a CDS encoding Nif3-like dinuclear metal center hexameric protein, whose protein sequence is MPTVADLARALEKVAPLPYQESYDNAGLQCGDPQAEIRGVLIALDCTPAVIEEALRRGCNVVVAHHPVVFRPLKRLTGANEVEQTLIKAIKNDVAIYAAHTNLDNVLPGVNRKLGEKLGLQNLRILDPKSGTLGKLITYVPVTHTEAVLQALYQAGGVRLATIPSVASGSKG, encoded by the coding sequence ATGCCAACTGTTGCTGACCTCGCCCGCGCCCTGGAAAAAGTGGCGCCCCTGCCCTACCAGGAATCCTACGACAATGCCGGCCTGCAGTGCGGCGACCCGCAGGCGGAAATCCGCGGCGTGCTCATTGCCCTCGACTGCACCCCAGCCGTCATTGAGGAGGCCCTGCGGCGGGGCTGCAACGTGGTAGTGGCCCACCATCCGGTGGTATTCCGGCCCCTGAAGCGCCTGACCGGGGCCAACGAGGTGGAGCAAACCCTGATAAAGGCCATCAAAAACGACGTGGCCATCTACGCCGCCCATACCAACCTGGACAACGTGCTACCGGGCGTCAACCGCAAGCTGGGCGAAAAGCTCGGACTGCAGAACCTGCGTATTCTGGACCCGAAAAGCGGCACGCTGGGCAAGCTGATTACCTATGTGCCCGTTACCCATACGGAGGCCGTACTGCAGGCGCTCTACCAGGCCGGCGGGGTCAGATTGGCAACTATTCCGAGTGTAGCTTCCGGGTCGAAGGGCTAG
- a CDS encoding Nif3-like dinuclear metal center hexameric protein produces MATNPFIGEPQKPESVREERVEVLLPLHLQGAALRALRAAHPYEEVAYELVKLENTDQDVGSGMLGELPEALSPTEFRQLLRTVLNVPVVKHTEFERPIKKVALCGGAGSFLISLARRAGADAFVTGDLKYHEYFGAEGQLLLCDVGHFESEQFTGEIFRDLLTANFKSTFAVLIAETLTNPVRYDF; encoded by the coding sequence GTGGCTACCAATCCGTTTATTGGCGAGCCGCAAAAACCCGAATCGGTGCGGGAGGAGCGCGTGGAAGTGCTGCTGCCCCTGCACCTGCAAGGCGCTGCGCTCCGGGCCCTGCGGGCGGCGCATCCCTACGAAGAAGTGGCCTACGAGCTTGTAAAGCTCGAAAACACCGACCAGGACGTGGGCTCCGGCATGCTGGGCGAGCTTCCCGAAGCCCTGTCTCCAACCGAGTTCCGCCAATTGCTGCGGACTGTCCTCAATGTGCCCGTAGTGAAGCACACGGAGTTTGAGCGCCCCATTAAGAAAGTAGCGCTGTGTGGCGGGGCCGGTAGCTTTCTGATCAGCCTGGCCCGGCGGGCCGGGGCCGACGCCTTCGTGACCGGCGACCTGAAGTACCACGAGTACTTCGGGGCCGAGGGCCAGCTGCTGCTCTGCGACGTGGGCCACTTCGAAAGTGAGCAATTTACCGGGGAAATCTTCCGGGATTTGCTTACGGCCAACTTTAAAAGTACTTTTGCGGTCTTAATCGCTGAGACCCTCACCAACCCTGTCCGTTATGATTTCTAA
- a CDS encoding zinc ribbon domain-containing protein, translated as MISNPSTETTVASKLEALLNLQRLDSQLDEIRRVRGDLPEEVRDLEDEIAGYEVRVSKFDEEIQSLNDQIKQRKQNAKDAEGLIKKYEDQQQNVRNNREYEAIAKEIELQRLEIQISEKKIKEAQYQIEQKNADIAGTKQRLEERKKDLTNKNTELQTIVGESEADEKKLLDEREDAVKPIEERLLTAYTRIRGNVRNGLAVVMVKRDACGGCFNTVPPQRQADIISHKKIIVCEHCGRVLADVDVKPQA; from the coding sequence ATGATTTCTAATCCTTCCACGGAAACCACCGTTGCCAGTAAGCTGGAAGCCCTTCTGAACCTGCAGCGCCTTGACTCGCAGCTCGACGAAATCCGGCGCGTCCGCGGCGACCTGCCCGAAGAAGTGCGCGACCTGGAAGACGAAATTGCTGGCTATGAGGTGCGCGTGAGCAAGTTTGACGAGGAAATTCAGTCCCTGAACGACCAGATCAAGCAGCGCAAGCAGAACGCCAAAGACGCCGAAGGCCTCATCAAGAAGTATGAGGACCAGCAGCAAAACGTGCGCAACAACCGCGAGTACGAGGCCATTGCCAAGGAAATCGAGTTGCAGCGCCTGGAAATCCAGATTTCGGAAAAGAAAATCAAGGAGGCCCAGTACCAGATTGAGCAGAAGAATGCCGACATCGCCGGCACCAAGCAGCGCTTGGAAGAGCGCAAGAAGGACCTGACCAACAAGAATACCGAGTTGCAGACCATCGTGGGCGAAAGCGAAGCCGACGAGAAAAAGCTGCTCGACGAGCGTGAAGACGCCGTAAAGCCTATCGAAGAGCGCCTGCTGACGGCCTACACCCGCATCCGCGGCAACGTACGCAACGGTCTGGCCGTGGTAATGGTAAAGCGTGACGCCTGCGGCGGCTGCTTCAACACCGTACCGCCCCAGCGCCAGGCCGACATTATCTCGCACAAGAAAATCATTGTGTGTGAGCACTGCGGCCGGGTTCTGGCCGACGTGGACGTGAAGCCCCAGGCTTAA
- a CDS encoding DUF3808 domain-containing protein, whose amino-acid sequence MRPPSGLRLLLGLLLVLLTAARLPQHDTAAPQAPEAASTAPGGLSPGARRAYAELLKLRVEPARALMQAELKRAPNSASTLLVADCIDFTELMILQDASRYAAVVAAQDRRLAALEKSAEAGPLREYARAEIRLHQAAAQVTYQHEIQGAWSLRQAYQQMQAVVKRYPDFLPARKTLGMCQFMIGSLPEGYHWFLKLLGLPGSVAGGVQNLRLAAQNTHDFQPEARIILALVQETYYKQGEETVRLVQQMAAQQPDNLLYSYLLLSLNKRLHRTDAALAAYRSRPTGPGYLSVPYLHHMAGDLLLYQGQYAASGRANHQFLQDYRGLHYRKDAAFKLYLAAWLSGDEQAAERYRQQIGQAGRTVVEEDAYAQRFFEDKTPLNRTLTRARLQIDGGYYRPALATLRGFSVSGLLRDRLEEPYRRARAYHGLGRLDSARLYYTRTIALSGGKAPYYFGPQSALQMGYLCQADGQLNMARLYFQKVLDSPKHEYKNSTDAKAKVALAALPAAKIR is encoded by the coding sequence TTGCGCCCTCCTTCCGGACTCCGGCTGCTGCTGGGGCTGCTGCTCGTGCTGCTCACGGCGGCCCGATTGCCCCAGCACGATACGGCCGCACCCCAGGCTCCGGAAGCTGCCAGTACAGCGCCCGGCGGCCTTTCGCCGGGGGCCCGCCGGGCATATGCCGAGCTGCTCAAGCTGCGGGTGGAGCCAGCCCGGGCATTGATGCAGGCCGAGCTAAAACGAGCTCCCAACAGCGCCAGCACCCTGCTCGTAGCCGACTGCATCGACTTTACTGAGCTGATGATTCTGCAGGATGCCAGTCGCTACGCGGCCGTGGTAGCGGCCCAGGACCGGCGCCTGGCGGCCCTGGAAAAATCAGCGGAGGCAGGGCCGCTGCGCGAATATGCCCGGGCCGAAATCCGGCTGCACCAGGCCGCAGCCCAGGTTACGTATCAGCACGAAATCCAGGGGGCGTGGAGTTTGCGCCAGGCCTACCAGCAGATGCAGGCCGTAGTGAAGCGCTACCCTGACTTTCTGCCGGCCCGCAAGACGCTGGGCATGTGCCAGTTTATGATAGGCTCTTTGCCCGAAGGCTACCACTGGTTTCTGAAGCTGCTGGGGCTGCCGGGCAGCGTGGCCGGCGGGGTGCAAAACCTGCGGTTGGCGGCCCAAAACACCCACGATTTTCAACCCGAAGCCCGTATTATCCTGGCCCTAGTGCAGGAAACGTACTACAAGCAGGGCGAGGAAACAGTCCGCCTCGTGCAGCAAATGGCCGCGCAACAGCCCGATAATCTGCTTTACTCCTACCTGCTGCTCAGCCTCAACAAACGCCTGCACCGAACCGACGCCGCCCTGGCCGCCTACCGCAGCCGGCCCACGGGCCCGGGCTACCTGAGCGTACCCTACCTGCACCATATGGCCGGCGACCTGCTGCTCTACCAGGGCCAGTACGCGGCTTCGGGGCGGGCCAACCATCAATTTTTACAAGACTACCGGGGCCTGCATTACCGCAAGGATGCGGCTTTCAAGCTGTATCTGGCCGCCTGGCTGAGCGGCGACGAGCAGGCCGCCGAGCGGTACCGGCAGCAAATCGGCCAGGCGGGGCGCACGGTGGTGGAGGAAGATGCCTACGCCCAGCGCTTTTTCGAGGACAAGACCCCGCTGAACCGCACCCTGACCCGGGCCCGGCTGCAGATTGACGGGGGCTATTACCGCCCGGCTCTGGCTACCCTGCGCGGCTTTAGCGTGTCGGGGTTGCTGCGCGACCGGCTGGAAGAACCCTACCGCCGCGCCCGCGCCTACCACGGCCTGGGCCGCCTCGACTCGGCTCGGCTCTACTACACCCGCACCATTGCCCTGTCGGGGGGCAAGGCACCGTACTACTTCGGGCCGCAGTCGGCGCTGCAGATGGGCTACCTGTGCCAAGCCGACGGACAGTTGAACATGGCTCGGCTGTACTTCCAGAAGGTGCTCGACTCGCCCAAGCACGAGTACAAGAACAGCACCGATGCCAAAGCCAAAGTGGCCCTGGCGGCCCTGCCCGCGGCCAAGATTCGGTAG
- a CDS encoding anthranilate synthase component I family protein: MEAIREDILNGEVYELNLCQEFYAETVALEPVGTFLRLLEASPTPFAGFYKWHDRYLLCASPERFLQKKGPQLISQPIKGTIRRGATPGEDERQRQLLLHDEKERAENLMIVDLVRNDLARVAQTGSVQVPELFGLYSFRHVWQMISTVQAQARPDLGLVDMLRATFPMGSMTGAPKIRAMELIEHYERTKRGLYSGSLGYVTPAGDFDFNVVIRSLQYRAGTGYLSFQVGSAITYDSDPGASTMSVCSRPRPYSKCWGLR, translated from the coding sequence GTGGAGGCTATTCGGGAAGACATTCTTAACGGGGAAGTCTACGAGCTGAACCTTTGTCAGGAGTTCTACGCCGAAACAGTGGCCCTGGAGCCTGTGGGTACCTTTCTGCGCCTGCTGGAGGCCTCGCCCACCCCGTTTGCCGGCTTCTACAAGTGGCACGACCGGTACCTGCTTTGCGCCTCGCCCGAGCGTTTTCTGCAGAAAAAAGGCCCGCAGCTGATTTCCCAGCCCATCAAGGGCACCATCCGGCGGGGCGCTACGCCCGGGGAAGACGAGCGGCAGCGCCAACTGCTGCTGCACGACGAGAAAGAGCGGGCCGAAAACCTGATGATTGTGGATTTGGTGCGCAACGACCTGGCCCGCGTGGCCCAGACCGGCTCGGTGCAGGTACCCGAGCTGTTTGGCCTCTACTCCTTCCGGCACGTCTGGCAGATGATTTCCACCGTGCAGGCCCAGGCTCGGCCCGACCTGGGGCTGGTTGACATGCTGCGGGCCACTTTCCCGATGGGCTCCATGACGGGCGCGCCCAAAATACGAGCCATGGAGCTTATTGAGCACTATGAGCGCACCAAACGGGGCCTCTACAGCGGCAGCCTGGGCTACGTCACCCCCGCTGGCGACTTCGATTTCAACGTCGTCATCCGCAGCCTGCAGTACCGCGCCGGCACGGGCTACCTCAGCTTCCAGGTCGGCTCGGCCATTACCTATGACTCCGACCCGGGCGCGAGTACGATGAGTGTTTGCTCAAGGCCCAGGCCATACTCCAAGTGCTGGGGGCTACGGTGA
- a CDS encoding chloramphenicol acetyltransferase, with protein sequence MKQLIDLATWNRREHFAFFSAFEEPFFGLVAPVECTGAQAEAKRRGVSFFLYYLYHAVQAANEVPELRTRIEDGQVYQYERVHASATLGRADRTFAFSFIEQHDELSGFVAAATAEMEAVQNSFGLRLSNTTARVDVLHCSAIPWVRFTGLTHARSFSHPDSCPKISFSQLYEENGRTYMNVAVNVHHALADGYHVGQFLQAFERRLTGEMVKS encoded by the coding sequence ATGAAACAGCTGATTGACTTAGCCACCTGGAACCGACGGGAGCATTTTGCCTTTTTCTCGGCCTTCGAAGAGCCGTTTTTTGGATTGGTGGCCCCCGTGGAATGCACCGGGGCCCAGGCCGAAGCCAAACGCCGGGGCGTCTCGTTTTTCCTGTATTACCTCTACCACGCCGTGCAGGCCGCCAACGAGGTGCCCGAGCTGCGCACCCGCATCGAAGACGGGCAGGTGTATCAGTATGAGCGGGTGCACGCCTCGGCTACCCTGGGCCGCGCCGACCGCACCTTTGCCTTTTCCTTTATTGAGCAGCACGACGAGCTCAGCGGCTTTGTGGCGGCGGCCACGGCCGAAATGGAAGCCGTGCAGAACAGCTTCGGCCTGCGTTTGAGCAACACCACCGCCCGCGTCGACGTGCTGCACTGCTCGGCCATTCCCTGGGTGCGCTTCACCGGCCTGACCCACGCCCGCAGCTTCTCGCACCCCGACAGCTGCCCCAAGATTTCCTTTAGCCAGCTCTACGAGGAAAACGGCCGCACCTATATGAACGTGGCCGTGAACGTGCACCACGCCCTGGCCGACGGCTACCACGTGGGCCAGTTCCTGCAGGCATTTGAGCGACGGCTTACAGGTGAGATGGTGAAATCGTGA
- a CDS encoding HAD family hydrolase produces MDAPYLIAFDADDTLWSNQPHFDQVEARLLEILASFGDAARITEELNRVQRQNMKLFGYGAKSFMLSMIETAIQLTDSKVTGVEIQQILDMGKDLLRYPIEPLPGVVEVLTELRRRGHRLMVLTKGDLFDQESKLARSGLGDFFDYVEIVSEKDEATYQRLLARYNALPGEFFMIGNSLKSDILPVAQLGFRAVHVPFHATWVFEHVDPEKLQGLEFHAVTDLRQVLDLVN; encoded by the coding sequence ATGGACGCTCCCTACCTGATTGCCTTCGACGCCGACGACACGCTCTGGTCCAACCAGCCCCATTTCGACCAGGTCGAGGCCCGGCTCCTCGAAATCCTGGCTTCCTTTGGCGACGCCGCCCGCATCACGGAGGAGCTCAACCGGGTGCAGCGCCAGAACATGAAGCTCTTCGGCTACGGGGCCAAGTCCTTTATGCTCTCCATGATTGAAACCGCCATCCAGCTCACCGACAGCAAGGTGACGGGCGTCGAAATCCAGCAGATTCTGGACATGGGCAAGGACCTCTTGCGCTACCCCATCGAGCCCCTGCCGGGCGTGGTGGAGGTGCTCACCGAGCTGCGCCGCCGCGGCCACCGCCTGATGGTGCTTACCAAGGGCGACCTGTTTGACCAGGAAAGCAAGCTGGCCCGCTCCGGCCTGGGCGACTTTTTCGACTACGTAGAAATTGTCAGCGAAAAGGACGAGGCCACCTACCAGCGCCTGCTGGCCCGCTACAACGCCCTGCCCGGGGAGTTTTTCATGATTGGCAACTCCCTCAAGTCCGACATCCTGCCCGTGGCCCAGCTCGGCTTCCGGGCCGTGCACGTCCCCTTCCACGCCACCTGGGTGTTCGAGCACGTCGACCCCGAGAAGCTGCAGGGCCTGGAGTTTCACGCCGTCACGGATTTGCGCCAGGTGCTGGATTTGGTGAACTAG
- the miaB gene encoding tRNA (N6-isopentenyl adenosine(37)-C2)-methylthiotransferase MiaB, which translates to MSQPLLTLDFLDTPAAPAAADHQPAQDVRVSPATRTGRQRKLYIESYGCQMNFSDSEIVSSILFEEGFDTTEQLADADLVLLNTCSIREKAEQTVRMRLSQINSHKKRNPGLLVGVLGCMAERLKSKFLEEEKLVDLVVGPDAYRDLPNLIREVDGGQKAVNVLLSRDETYADITPVRLNSNGITAFVSIMRGCDNMCSFCVVPFTRGRERSRDAHSIVQECRDLVAQGYKEVTLLGQNVDSYKWTSEDGQEFVNFAQLLERVALISPELRVRFSTSHPKDITDEVLYTMGKYENICKYIHLPAQSGNSRVLKLMNRTYDRPWYEERVQAIRRILGDDCAISTDMISGFCSETEEEHLETLSLIDFVQYDMGYNFFYSERPGTLAARKLADDVPLEVKKRRLQEVIDRQQLHARARYARMVGRVHRVLVEGRSKRSEEQLSGRNSQNQVVIFPKGTAQKGDYVNVLVTSTTGAALLGEIV; encoded by the coding sequence ATGTCCCAGCCCCTGCTCACCCTCGACTTTCTGGATACGCCCGCCGCACCCGCTGCCGCCGACCACCAACCGGCTCAGGATGTGCGCGTCAGCCCGGCCACCCGTACCGGCCGGCAGCGCAAGCTCTATATCGAGAGCTACGGTTGCCAGATGAACTTCTCCGACTCCGAAATCGTCTCCTCCATCCTCTTTGAGGAAGGCTTTGATACCACCGAGCAGCTCGCCGACGCCGATTTGGTGCTGCTCAACACCTGCTCCATCCGCGAAAAGGCCGAGCAAACCGTGCGCATGCGCCTCTCGCAGATCAACAGCCACAAAAAGCGCAACCCGGGCCTGCTCGTGGGCGTGCTGGGCTGCATGGCCGAGCGCCTGAAAAGCAAGTTCCTGGAAGAAGAAAAGCTCGTTGACCTCGTCGTGGGCCCCGATGCCTACCGTGACCTGCCCAACCTGATCCGCGAAGTTGACGGCGGACAGAAGGCGGTGAACGTGCTGCTCTCCCGCGACGAGACCTACGCCGACATCACGCCCGTGCGCCTCAACTCCAACGGCATCACGGCCTTTGTGAGCATTATGCGGGGCTGCGACAATATGTGCTCCTTCTGCGTGGTGCCCTTCACCCGGGGTCGGGAGCGGAGCCGCGACGCGCACAGCATCGTGCAGGAGTGCCGCGACCTGGTGGCCCAGGGCTACAAGGAAGTAACCCTGCTGGGCCAGAACGTGGACTCCTACAAGTGGACTTCCGAAGACGGCCAGGAGTTCGTCAACTTTGCCCAGCTGCTGGAGCGCGTGGCCCTGATCAGCCCCGAGTTGCGGGTGCGCTTCTCGACTTCCCACCCCAAGGACATCACCGACGAGGTACTCTACACCATGGGCAAGTACGAGAATATCTGCAAGTACATCCATTTGCCCGCCCAAAGCGGTAACTCGCGGGTGCTTAAGCTCATGAACCGCACCTACGACCGGCCTTGGTACGAGGAGCGGGTACAGGCCATCCGCCGCATCCTGGGCGACGACTGCGCCATCAGCACCGACATGATTTCGGGTTTCTGCTCCGAAACCGAGGAAGAGCACCTAGAAACCCTGAGCCTGATCGACTTCGTGCAGTACGACATGGGCTACAACTTCTTCTACTCCGAGCGCCCCGGCACGCTGGCCGCCCGCAAGCTGGCCGACGACGTGCCGCTGGAGGTGAAGAAGCGCCGCCTGCAGGAAGTCATCGACCGGCAGCAGCTCCACGCCCGGGCCCGCTACGCCCGCATGGTGGGCCGGGTGCACCGCGTGCTGGTCGAAGGCCGCTCCAAACGGTCGGAAGAGCAGCTCAGCGGCCGCAACAGCCAGAACCAGGTGGTCATCTTCCCCAAAGGCACCGCCCAGAAAGGCGACTACGTGAACGTACTGGTTACCAGCACCACCGGCGCGGCTCTATTGGGCGAGATTGTCTAA
- a CDS encoding LptE family protein, which translates to MTWNNCKYLATWLVVLSFLPWLSGCGVYSFAGTNIDPAVKTFSVQTFQNTANNAPSYISQRFTEDFKDFYQRNTTLKLVPRDGDLQFEGQIIAFDFAPATIQNTNGVTQAAENRLTIQVRVRFTNTKDPKQDFEQTFQSYAPFGANEDLTSINNNPNAIRVPVTNIITDTFNKSVANW; encoded by the coding sequence ATGACCTGGAACAACTGTAAATATCTGGCAACCTGGCTGGTAGTTCTATCCTTCCTCCCCTGGCTGTCGGGCTGTGGCGTGTACTCCTTTGCCGGCACCAACATTGACCCTGCCGTCAAGACGTTTTCCGTCCAGACCTTTCAGAACACGGCCAATAACGCTCCGTCCTACATTTCCCAGCGCTTTACGGAGGACTTCAAGGATTTTTACCAGCGCAACACCACTCTTAAGCTGGTACCGCGCGACGGGGACCTGCAGTTCGAAGGCCAGATTATTGCCTTTGACTTCGCTCCGGCCACGATTCAGAACACCAATGGGGTTACCCAGGCTGCCGAAAACCGCCTCACCATTCAGGTACGGGTCCGGTTTACGAATACCAAGGACCCAAAACAGGATTTTGAGCAAACCTTCCAGAGTTATGCCCCCTTCGGTGCCAACGAGGACCTGACCAGCATCAACAATAACCCGAATGCCATCCGCGTCCCGGTTACCAACATTATTACCGATACTTTTAATAAGTCGGTAGCCAACTGGTAA